The genomic segment CACAAGTACTTGACAAGCTAGTCTAACCAACGCATGAGAGTTATGTAAGGCTACATCAGCCTACATAAGCCTATGTTTCAGCGAATAGTCAAAAGCCTAGTTGGGAAAGTGGATGTAGTCGGGAAGTACAAGCGAGGGCAGTGCCCGACCCAGTGCCAACAGGCAAAAACTCTACCCTCGCTATCACGGAGTAGTAACAATGGTAAAGATTACATCCACGTTCAAGCTAGTGTTCGGGACAGTAGTGGGATTCACCCTTGTCTCAGGAATAACAGCGGTAGGTATTGCCTCACAACCCCAGCTAACACCGCAACAAGAGCGGGTGTTTGAAACCTGCCAAACCACTTGGCAAACAGGTATTGGGGCGGTGGTCGGGCTGATGGGAGGGAAAGCCGCTGACCTGCTTCACAAAGACGAAGAGGATACAGAGGACAAGGACAAGCAATAACGATGCAAAACAAAGTTTAGCGCATCTGCAAAGCGCGATCGCTTTCAAAACAAAAAACCCTCGCCGTGAAGCAAAGGGCAATTATCAGGGTGCATCTACCTCTCCACTATTCACCCCTGTTATACAAGAGTCAGGAAGAATAAAAATTTATGAGTTCAGATTCTCCCTGCTAAAATGTAGTAACAAATTTGTTACTACACTCATGCATGTAGTTTGGCGCTTGCGAGAAGGAAAAGATGCGCTCCTCGCTCTCTTTTAGCGCTTGCCCTATCCCCTGACGATTCCGCTCGACGAATTATTTCCCTTCTTCAGCTCCCGTCGCCGTCTTCAGGACTTCAAAACCGCATCAATCGCCCGGTCAATTAAGTCCACCGCCTCAACTGTGTAGTGGTAAGTTTTAAATCGCATTCCTTCCATCACTTCCAGTTGTTTCGACGGGCGATGTCCAAACTGATCCTCATAGAGCCGCAGCGCCAAGCTACCGATAGAAGTCATCTGCCCTTTCGTTGCATAGAGTTGTCGCTCGCGTAATCGGCTGGCAATGGTAACAAAAGACCCTTGTTTCCCTTGGTTCACCCCACTGCCTGCGCCCAGACTCCTCATTGCACCCGTCAAATCTTCTTCGGGTGCAAGCAGGAACTGGCTCAACTGCGTATAACGGCGAGCCGGTTTATCTGTTGCCACCGCCATAGAAAGAGCTTCGGGTTGTCCCACCGCAATAAACGTCCTAGATGCCCGTGTCATCGTGGTGTAAAGTAACTGACGAGTCAGCATCCTGCGGTTGGATAGCACTAAGGGCATAATCACATATTGAAATTCACTACCTTGGGACTTATGGCAAGTCAGACAGTAGGCGTGCATGATTTGCTCGAAGTTACCAGGAAAGTAGTCAACAATCGCACCCCCTTCAAATTCCACCATCACCCGTTTTGATGAAGCATCCACCAAGACGACCCAACCACTCTCTCCATTCATCACAGCCGGTGTCGTATCATATCTATTCACGAGCTGAATCACGCGATCGCCAACTCGGTACACCACCTCTCCGGTTACCACTTCTGGCTGTCCATCTTTTTTTGGATTAAAGATGGGCTGCAAGCGAGCATTAAGGGCTTTGACTCCAGCCGGCCCCTTTTTTTGCGGCGCTAAGACCATGAGCTGTTGGTTCAAATCGACCGAATCCGCTTTCATCTGGAGCGCCAAATCAACAATGGCATCCGCGACAGATGAAGGATTAGAACGGCACAGCATGGCACAGTCGGCCACATCCATCCAAGCTTTATGCTCCTTAAACTGATGCAGCATTGGCACTTTCCCAGAAAGCACCTCTTCGGCGGCATAGACAATCGGGCTATCGTGCTGCTGCCGATAGATAGTCTGCAATTGAGTCGTGGGTATAAATTCCGATAGTATCAAGTCCCGCAGTACCATCCCGGCTCCCACACTGGGAAGCTGGTTAAAATCGCCGACGAGTAATAGTCTGGTGGTTGGTTTTAACGCTTTCAGCAGGGAGTGAAAGAGGAACAAGTCAACCATGCTAAATTCATCCACAATCAACCAGTCAATCGGCAAAGGATTGTTCTGGTTGTAGAGGAAGGACTGACCGTGTCCCTGCCACTGCAACAGGCGATGAATCGTTTGCGCTTCGTATCCAGTAGCCTCTTTCATGCGGGCGGCGGCTTTACCCGTTGGCGCGGCGAGGGCTAAATTTACTCCGTTGTCACAAAGCCACTGCACCAAGTATTTAAGGATATGGGTTTTACCTCGTCCGGGGCCACCTGTGAGAATACTCAAGGGGTGCGCCCAAGCCCTATAAAGAGCCTCTCGCTGTTCTGTTGAAAGGCGATTGAATTCCTGGTAAGCAACTTGATCCAACTTGTGCAACCAGTATTCGAGTTCAAAGGTAGACTGCTGTTGTTGAGCTTTGAACGCTTTAACGAATAAAGCGACGTTCAGTTCAGCGCGGTAGACTCTCTTGAGGTAGATGCTGCCATCCTCGTTCCCTTCAACCAGGGTTTGGTTCATCAGGCAGGATTGAATGACCGCTTGCACCTCCTTAGGGTCGGGGGTATGGTTGCAACCAGAGAGCAGTGAGAGCGCTCGCATCAGTAATTGAGGAAAAGGGACAAAACAATGTCCTTCACTCAAAGCATCTTTAAAAACTTGGAGAATCCCATGATTGTAGCGCTGTTCGCTATGAGGAGAAATGCCGATCGCTAGCGCTAAGGCATCGGCAGTTTTGAACCCAATTCCCTCAACTTCATCAATGATGCGATAAGGGTTGCTCTTAAGTATCGTTTCAGTTTGGTGTCCGTAGTGCTCGCAGAGTTTTAGGGTTAGCCCCAAGGGAGTAGAGAGTCCTAACAACCAAGCGATCGCACCTCGCACTGGGTTAGTTGAACTGTCCCTAATCGCCTCTGTGATGGCAGCGATACGGTACTTCTGGAGTCGAGGGACTTGAAACAGTTCTTCTGGGGAGTGTTCCAAGACGTTAAGAGTGTCTGCACCAAAGTGAGCAACCAGTAGCGCGGCAGTCTTTTTTCCAATCCCGCGAAACAGCCCACTAGCTAGGTATTGTTCGATTTCTGGGGCAGTGAGTGAAACAAGCGAGGTAGGGCGATTAACTTGGTTGAACTCCAGCATCTTTTAGGCTTGGTGGTGCTATCCCTGATAAATAAACAGCTTTCTTTCATCTTGACTTACACAACGCCTATTCACCATGACAACATTTCTGAAGCGATACCAAAACAGGGAATACGAGCAGGTATGGGCTGAATTGTTAGCAATAGGCTCATCGATTAGGAACGAAGAGTGTTCCTAGATTCTTGGCTCACGCAAGGGATACCGTACACCAGCAAGCTGATAATATGTTTGTTTTCCTTGAGCAACTTGCATCAGACACTCAAGGCTCTCCTTGGTACGTTCATGCAGATTATTAAGGTTGTCTTCCCGTGGGTACCCGCGATAATAAAAATTACCAACATGCCAAATCACTCCGAACAGATCGCTCTGGCTTAATTGCTCAGCCCAGCGAGTATTCTCCTCAAAACCAGGAGTAGAATACGTGAACGGGCTTGCCGATATGTTCCTATCCAACTCATTCGGGAGGTCTGCCAGCCAGCCGTAATTCTCTAAAAAGGAAAGAGCTGCAACCTGTTGTGCATTTAGGCGCTCTTGAGCATCCAAGCCAGGGCGACCGTAGGAACCTATGGCACACAGCATTGGCGGTATTTGTTCTGCTGTGATCGACACAGCCCATCCGCTGTACTTACCTCTAGTTAAGTCCTTGCGGAAATTCTCGTCGAGAAGTTGGCTCAAGTGTTGAGTGAGGGTTTGATGTATCGCTTTACCTGGGGCATATTTGAGCAGCTTAATTCTTGCACTCTCAGAAGCTTTTTGATAAAGCTTGTCATAAGCAGCCCGTTGTACAGGACCCGTTTCAGTCTTCACAATCTGCACAACAAGCTCTAAGCCTTCTCGACCGTAAGACAGTGCCTCTGTAATGGCAGCGATTCTTACCTCATCAGTGCTGCTGGCTAGACGTTGCTTAACTCCAATAAGTCCTCCTAAGACCGCACTTGTTAAAGGCGGGGACTGACCCCCTTTGACTGCGTCGGATAGTCCAGGCTGTCGGAGTTCGGACATTTACACTCTTCTCTCTTAAGTAGACACTTTCAGCAGGTACGGCAGTGGCAGATTGAGCGCCCATTTGCCCTAGAGCAAAAGCAGCGAATCACCAGCACGGATTTTCAGCCTTTTTGATTTTGGAATTATAGCAAGCGCTCCAGCCATTGTTCTGATTGCTCTTTGCATTCGCAACAAGTTGGGGTGATTCTCAATAATGGGAGAAAAAACGGCGATTTTCTGGATTTTCCACGCATTTGAGGGGCTTCTAGCTTTTACACTATGTAATAGTAGGTTGCTACTTTTAACTGGCGATGCGAAGGTTTGTGGAGCAATGGTTAGCCAACTATCATGGGACAACGTACCAGAGTTATCACAACACGATTGAGAAGTTTTTGGCGGCTGTTCCTTTGTCGATTGAGCAGATTCAGACTTCTCATGTGAGGAACTGGTTGAATAGGTTGGATGTTGCTGATACCACAAGGGTCAAGCACCTCAATCACCTCAAAGCCTTTTTTAACTACATAGTGGAACTCGACAATCCGCCGATTAAGCGATCGCCGATTCCGAAACAATTCAAATTACCGATTCCACAACAAACCCTCGTGGAGCGAATTCTCTCGAAGGATGAGGTAGCTGCACTGCTCGACAACGAACTGGACCAGCGCAACTTCCTGATTCTCACGACTCTCTACAAAACTGGAGTGAGAGTTTCTGAGTTGTGTAATTTGAGATGGAAGCATTTTATACCAAGAACGGACTTGGGGACGTACCAATTGACGGTTTATGGTAAGGGCGGGAAAACTCGACAAATAACGCTGCCTCCGGTTTTGGCGCAGTTGCTTCAGGAATTTAGAGGGAAGGCTCCGGCTTCTGCTCCTGTCTTTGCCAGTGCCAGCGGTCGTGCGTTAGCCCCGGCGCACATTCACCGCATCGTTAAGCGTGCTGCCATGCGTGCTGAGTTACCGCAGGCTGAGAAGGTTTCCCCTCATTGGTTGAGACACGCCCACGCTACTCATGCATTGGAAAACCATGCTCCGATCGCTCTGGTGCAAGCCACATTAGGTCACGTCAGCTTGGAGACAACTAGCAAATATCTGCATATTAGACCTAGCCAAAGCTCTGGAGATTTTCTGTAATTGCGCCAGCCAACGGCTCTGGAGGAGTGATGACACACGGGGGGTAATACTTGCGATCGCTTACCCTGGTTGAACTCCCTGGAGCGCCGGGAATGTGGGTTACTCCGTTGGAGTAAAAACATAGGGTTGTCCAGCGTACTGCATAAGGTACTGGCATTGAGACATAGGTTGGGTTGAACACAGTACGCTCTACCTAGAAGCCGCCATGAAGATTTAGGCGAATTTTTATCAAAATCCAACAAGCTATAAAGAGTAAGCTCTCTTCAACTGGAATCACCTTCAAGAGTTAGGTTGCACCCGATCAAATATGCCTTTTACGTTCGCACATCCCATAGCAGCGGCTCCGATTTGGCTGTGCTCGAAAAGAAGACTAGATTTGCCAAGTCTCTTAGTCGGGTCGATAATTCCCGACATTGAATACTTCTTGACTTTGCAACCCACTAGAACAATTGGGCATACTCTTCTAGGAGTATTAATTCAAGGGCTTCCTTGTTCGATTGTGCTCTTGTTAATTACTCGTTATGTTTTGATGCGCCCATTCTTGGCTCTTCTTCCCCGGCAATTAGCCCAACGATTTCCAACCCTAAGGAGCTATTTCCCTTTACAAGTAAAGCATCTTTTTAATGTTGTAGTGTCAGTTGTGATGGGAGCGGCGAGCCATATTGTTTGGGATGCTTTTACTCATGAGGGGGGCTGGTTTGTCGCTCATTCAAAGCTGCTTCAAGCCCAGCTTGGTTCTGTGCCAATTTATAAACTACTTCAATATGGAAGTGGAGTTATTGGACTTGGCGCTCTATTTTTATGGCTATCAAGAAGGCTTAATCAAGAATTGCCTTGTAACCGTATTGAAACATTAACCCCTCGCTGGAGAGGTTTAACAATCATCTGCATTGCCCTATGTGCTTTGGTCTTTACTTGGGTCGCTGTAGACATACATCATATTGCAGGTGAAACCTTCAAAGAGGCGTTTGTGAGAGCAGTAATTGGTTGTATTTCTGGATTATTTCTAGGATTATTGCTGTACTCAGCAGTATTTTGGATGCTAAAGAGTTTCAAACCCTTAAAGTTCTATATGTTCTAATTGCTTGAAAAACTGGGTTGGGAAGAGCTAATCTGGATGCAATAGGACTGCTGCGCTGGATCGCCTGCTGACATACTGGATTGGTATATAACTGCATAAGTTCTCCATCTTCCTAGATAGAAGAAGTTGCAAGCAGATGAGCAATGTTACCCGCTGCCGCTTCTCTTGGTCGCTTGGCAGCGCGTAGTAATTGTTCGATCTATCTCACACTACACAGCGTTATGAATATTCTCATTGTCAACCCGCCACACACGGCAATAGGCAGCCGCATTCCGCGCGAGCAACTACCACCCCTGGGACTTCTGTGTGTAGGCGGGCCACTGTTGGATGCTGGACATGATGTTACACTGCTGGACGCCGAACTCGGTCCGCTTTCGCACACTGAGATCGTCCGGCGAGTCGTCATGCACTGCCCACAGGTGCTTCTCATCGGTCACTCCGGCTCGACATCGGCGCACCCAACCGTTGTCGAACTGACTCGCCGCTTCCGTGCTGAGTTACCGAACCTCACGATCATCTATGGCGGCGTCTTCCCGACCTATCATTTCCGCGACATACTCGCCCATGAACCGCAGCTCGACGTGATCGTTCGCGGCGAAGGCGAGGCTACCGTATCCAAACTCATAGCCGCCATTGAGTGCGGTGATGACCTTGCCAGTGTAGAGGGCATCGCTTTCCGCCGTGATGGTCAGATCGTGGAAACGCCGCCAGCTCGTATGATCGAAGACCTCAATGCCTACCGCGTTGGTTGGGAGCTGATTGATCCGAAACGGTATAGCTACTACGGCGGTAAGCGGGCTGTCGTTATGCAGTTCTCACGCGGATGTCCGCACCTGTGCAACTACTGCGGACAGCGTGGTTTCTGGGCTCGTTGGCGGCATCGCGACCCACAGAAGTTTGCTAAGGAGATTGCTTGGCTCCATCGCACACACGGCGTGGAATTAATCAACTTAGCTGACGAAAATCCGACAGTGAACAAGGCTATCTGGCGTGAACTGTGCGAGGCAATCATTGCCGAAAATATCAACGTGACCATTATCGGCTCGACCCGCGCCGACGATATTGTCCGCGATGCAGATATCTTGCACCTGTACCGCAAGGCTGGCATCGAGCGGTTTCTGCTGGGTATGGAGAACACCGACGAAGCCACACTTAAGAAAATCCGCAAGGGGAGTGCGACGACAACTGATCGCGAAGCCATCCGCCTGATGCGACAGCATGGCATCCTGTCGCTAGCAACTTGGGTAACCGACTTCGAGGAGATTACAGATCGAGACTTTGTCCACTCTCTGCGGCAGCTACTCTGGTATGACTCAGACCAAATTATGTCGTTGTATGTCACACCACACCGTTGGACCGGGTACTATCGCATTGCGGCATCGCGGCGCGTCATCCAGCTTGACCAGCGCAAATGGGACTACAAACACCAGGTGTTAGAAACGATGCACATGCCACCCTGGCGCATTTTCCTATGGGTGAAGTTCATCGAACTTGTGATGCAGGCTCGACCCAAAGCGCTATGGAGATCGTTTCTCCAGCCAGATCGCGCTGCCCGACACGGTATGCGCTGGTTCACCCGTATGGGGCGGCGCGTCTTGTTCCACGAGTGGTGGAATTTCTTCTTTCGCGATCGTCGGGTGAGCGATGGCCCGACACTGGAGCAATTCTGGGGTGCGCCGCAGGATCATCAGGAGATTCCGCTAAACATCTTCCGTCAGCGCAAACCGGCAAAGTCCGCCGAACAAATCGTTGCAGCGGACAGCCCGCCATTCGACTATAACCAGATTTGAAGAGCGTTTGTGTATCTTGAGTACTTAAATTAATGGCAGGTGGGTTGTTAGCTATGGACAGGGCAAGCTAATTTCATTTCCTCTTCTCCTGTCGAAGGCGCAACACAGCGATTAGCTCTTCTGGATTTTCCTGTGCTTGCTCCAGAAGTCGGGTGATGGCTTCTTCTACAATTACCTCTTTATAAGGAGCGCTGCCCTTACCCAGTTCTAGCTGTAGCTGCAAATGAAACTTGTCTAACTGCTGCAAGACAGCAACACTTAGTTGGAAAGTAGCCTTACGGATGGCTGACTTGTTGACTTGTTGACTTGTTAGCTTGTCATCGGGTTGACTTGCTGACTTGTTGACTTGTTGACTTGTTAGCTTGTCATCGGGTTGACTTGCTGACTTGTTGACTTGTTGACTTGTTAGCTTGTCATCGGGTTGACTTGCTGACTTGTTGACTTGTTGACTTGTTAGCTTGTCATCGGGTTGGGTTGCTGTCTTGTTAACTTCCTGACTTGTTGACTTGTCATCAGGTTGACTGGCTGACTGGCTCAACTGCTCAAACCCTGCCAAGACTTTATCGGTGGAAGACAACGGGTCATTCTCCTCGTTTAACCGAGCGCGTCTTTTTGCCACGTCGAAGTTCTCCTGTTATAAATGTAGCGATCGCTTTATAGGGGGCCACCAATTTTTTTTCCGACGCATAGTGGTGGATGGGTTCCCCTGCCAGATTCGATTCAGCAAACTTGACTGACTTTGGCACGGGGTCAAAGACTGGGATATCCTGAAATCGTTTTTGCAACGAGGCTAAGACATCCTGAGTCATGATGGTGTTCATCTCTGCCATCGTCGGCAGAATTCCCAGAATCCTCAAACTAGGGTTGATCCGTCGCTGAATACTTTGGATGGTTTCCAGCAGGGAGGCTAGTCCTTTGAGGGCAAAAAACTGGCACTGGACTGGAATTAAAATGGCATCCGCCGCCGATAAAGCGTTGACCGTCAGCAGTCCTAAGCTGGGTGGGCAGTCAATCAGAATGTGTTGGAACTGAGCTTTAGCTGGCTCTAGTCGTTCTTTGAGGATGAGAAAGTTACCAACTTTAGTTAGAAGCTCGGTTTCCCCTTTGGCTAAGGAAATGTCAGAGGGTAGCAAGCTGAGTCCGGATTTGGTAGGGATAACTGCCTCCAGAACCTCCGCTTGCTCAGTAATCACGTCATAGGTTGTCAGTTGACCCGACTGGACTTCCACACCGAGTCCAATGGTGAGATTCGCTTGGGGGTCTAAGTCAACGACTAGGCAGGAACTGCTCTCTAGCAATAACCCGCCCAGGCAGATGGTAGACGTGGTTTTTGCTACTCCCCCCTTTTGATTGGCGAGCGCTACAATCATAGGTTTTTGGCGTCAGCTTGTTGACTGGTTAACTTGTCAACAAGTCATAAAGTCAGCAATATCATCTCAGTAGGGAACCGACAAAGCAAGGATGTGGAGTGATGCTCAGTAGGTTCTTTTTACCACCAATTTTTGTGACATTAGCTACCCTAGAAGAGGGTGCTGGAAAAAGTCTCTAGAGGAAGAGGCTGCAACCCGAAGTATTTAGGAAAAAATTGAATGTGGCTGAAGTTCGGCGTTAGTTCTGATAACGCCTTGGTTTGTATTGAAGATATCCCCAGTGGCAAAACATCTCTTACCTGTCTGTATTGCGGCGGCGGCTTAACCGCCAAAAAGGGTCGGGTTAAGGAGCATCATTTTGCTCATACCGACACAACTTGTAAACCCGTTGCCAATCGTGTGGCTTATCGAGATTTTCCCGCTTTACCGCTCTACGATAACTTCAATATTCAGTTGTCCGGGAAAGAGTTGGAAGAACTGAAGGTGTTTTGGCTCAACTATGGGGTGAGAAATGAAGGCATTTTTGTCAAGCCTTCTTTCAAATTAATTCTCTCGAAGTTGTTAGCTTGGAATGAGGGTGGATTCTATGAATTTACTCCGTTAGGTAAAATTCCTGTAGGAGCGCTTCCCTTAAGGCTATTCAACGAAGTGCAAGAACCCTCGTTATTGGAAAAGTTAGCTAAATTAGAGCAAGCTGCACAACGCGCTCAACTGATAAATTCTCAATATTTGTCAGAAAAAGTTGCCGATTTGAGAATTTACCGCGCTCTCTTGAAACGAATTCTCTTGAATAACCTCTACTTTCTGGAAATCAAAGTGGGTCGGAAACTCTTGCATAAAATCGGGGTGACGAAGCGACCGATTGAAGAACGAGTGATGGAAGTGCACAGAGATTTAGCCGCTCACTATAAGCGGGTGGACATTCAAGTTTTAGATGTTTGGAAGCATCGAGGAAATGTAGAGCTGTACTTCAAGCATCGGTATAAAGACTTCAATTATCGAATTGGGAGTTTGACGGAATATTTCCGGTTTACTGATGTTGAGGCAGTATTGGATGATTTACGTCAAATGCAGCCGAAAGTTTTAGAACCAGTAGAGATGGATGTGCTGGAGGACAATTTTATCAGTTCCTTATGCCGCCATTGAGTGGTTAATGCTGTTATTGGAACTTTCTACTGCATTGTTGCGAACCAGACTTGCCATATCTAACAACTGAGTCCAGCGCTTTTGTATCTGTTTCGGTGTAATTTTCAGAGCTTTGACAATCTCAAAATCACTTTTTTTCGCCCGTTTGAGTTCCAACAATTGCTGTTGGGTGGGGTCAAGTTGTCCGACAAAGGCGTCCCACTGCTTGGATGAGAGTCCCAACTTCTGGTCAACGTCTGCACCTAACCATTGATGTACCAGTTGCCAGTGAGACGTGTGAGCGAATTTTTCCACATGGTACTTAAAGCGCTGTTGCAGATAGTCCCGTTGGCGGGGTGTTAAACCCATGATTTCGTCGATTTCGGGGGGGGCAAAGTCTTGCAGTTTTAAAATTAAGTAATCGGCGCAGTCTTTGTGACCCTGACCCTCCAGGTATTGTACTAGCTCACCCACAACGCGCTCGCGCAGAACGGCATCATGAGGGTCTTTGGTTTCAGCCACTAGACGCTCTCTCACCTGCTGCATCATGGGTGAGCGACTTTGTATCTGTGCTTCTTCGCCTTTGGCAAACTCGGTTACCTGTTCAATGTCCATGACGGTATCGGTGGGTTGGCGTTTGGCAAAGCTTTTGGCTCTGAGTACGAGTAATTGCATGGCACCATAGCCGGTCATCACCCGTCGTTTGGCGTATTGTTCAGTAAAAGCCATGTATTCGGCGAGTTCGATTCGGGTACGAGGGGTGTAGTTGTCAGCGACCTGATTTTCCCGTCTAAAGGCTCTGAGGGAATCGGCGTAAAAGTCTTGCAGGAAGTCTTCGATTAAATTGCGTCTGGCGGCAAAGCTTAACTGGGCTTGAGCGGGTGCTATTTGGCGATATATCATCACGCTCAGGTTACTGTGGAGTTCCACACGACCTTGCTTGGAACCGAGATTATAGTACTCAACACACTTAGAGAGGCGATGACGTGCCAAGCTTAACTGTGAGGAACGGACTTCACCACTCTGTAGAATCCGGTCACTCTTGGTACAAATCCGTGCGACTTCTGCCACGATGCGGTTGATGACGGTTAGAGCATTGCTGGGTAAGGAACCAAGTTGAAGTGTCAGTTCTTCTTGGAGTAGCTCAGTTAAGGCGGTTGTGTCGATTAGGGTGATATTGTCCTGAGTGGTGTGGGTGGAGGAAGAAGATTGATGATATGAGTTGGTGGTGGTGTTCATGGTAAAGGCCCCGTTCGACTCTAGTTATGACTGTGACGAAGCTCAGAGTGGTGTTGGGTTCGCCCCTGTGCTCTTTCGTCTACAATTCGACTCTAAAGCGCTTCTAAAAGGCTTTGTGCTCTGCATGTGCAGGCTCTCCAATATGGTTGGTGTCAGGCTATCGTCTGATGGGGTTGGTGCGGTCGTGTCGGATGCTATCAACCGCCTACTGTGCCTGGATTTGAACGATTTTTATGGGGAGAGTAGAAGGAAGTCGGCTTCCCAACAAACGAGTGGACAATTTTCAAACTGGGACGGATGAATCAGTTTATGGTTCGTCGTAGAAAAGTTCTCGTTTCCAGAAAAAATTCAGGTTTTCGTTCTTAAACCGGAATGTTTTAGCACTTGGGGTGAAGGTTAGTATAATGCTGATATCAACCTTGATAGGCTATCGATATCAGCTACCATGCCTGACGAACCTCCGAGCCAGATGATTCGCGTACCCACGCCTTTGGTTGAATCCGTAAGGGAACTATCCCGGCTCCATAGGGCTGGACGTACCAAGGCAGTTTTGGAGGGGATAGAGCGCCTTGTAGCTGCTATTGACAGCGAAACTGAAATCGACATCGATAGCGTTACAAATCTGATATCAACACTCACCTTCCGCCTGGAGCGACTGGAATCAGAGAGAGAGAGCGAGGAGGCGGCCATTGATATCGCATCCCTCATGCTATCAATATCAGACCTGACTGAACGACTAGTGCATGTCGAATCAGATATTGAGGCAATCGCGCTCACCCTCCAAGACCTGAATGTGAGAATGTCAGATTTGGAAGGAATGGGAGATATCGGCTACACCACCAGTCGCTTATCCGAACTAGAAGCCCTTGATGATATCGGATTTGATATCGATTTGACAGCAGCCCCCCCCGCGACCGCTGACATCGCTACTGATAGTAGTGCGATAGCAGAATCTCAAGACCGCAGTGATATCAGCACTGAGAACGGAACGACAGCAGAAGTAGGGAACCAATTCAATATCGCTACTGATAGCAATACGATAGCAGAATCCCCGCCACAGCCTATAGCTCCACTCACCCAATCGGCGTTGGCAAAAAGATTGGGTATCTCAGACAAGGCAATCCAGAAGCATCGGCTTCATGGAGAGGAAAGCTTTGCTCAGTGGAGTCGCGATCGCGACCCGGATGGCATCGCCTGGACTTGGGAGGGCAGGGGGGGCAGGGGTCAGCCCCTGCGGTTTGTGCCGCTGCTCTAGCCGTCCTCCAAGCGAATCAGTTCTCGGCCAATGCGCTCCACCAGTTCAGATCGGCTAAGTCCCCGGCGAAGCGCCAATTGCTCCAAGCCTGCGTAAGCTTCATTGGTCAGGGTGAAAGTTCGGTTCTCTTTTTTTTCCTCGTAAGCAGCATTGCCCTTCTTTCCCTTCCCTTGTGGGCGATACGAACGGCGTAT from the Allocoleopsis franciscana PCC 7113 genome contains:
- a CDS encoding ribbon-helix-helix domain-containing protein, with amino-acid sequence MPPSPPPCPNETCDSYGKPDYVVRNGSYRKTKQDKQKTQRYLCKFCCKTFVPEPLPIRRSYRPQGKGKKGNAAYEEKKENRTFTLTNEAYAGLEQLALRRGLSRSELVERIGRELIRLEDG